A window of Mycolicibacterium holsaticum DSM 44478 = JCM 12374 genomic DNA:
GACCCTTTCACCGCCCGAAACTTCCTGGTATTCCCGGGATCAAGGACTTCCGGGGGCACAGCTTCCACTCGTCGCGGTGGGACTACGACTACACCGGCGGCGACAGCACCGGAAACCTGCACAAGCTGGCCGACAAGCGCGTCGCGGTCGTCGGCACCGGTGCCACCGCCATCCAGATCGTGCCGTTTCTGGCCAAGGATGCCGAGCACCTGTACGTGTTCCAACGCACCCCGTCCACGGTCGACGAACGCAACAACGCCCCAACCGATCCCGAGTGGGTGAAGTCGCTGCAGCCGGGCTGGCAGAAGGAACGCCAGCGCAACTTCCACTCTTGGACGTTCGAAGGCATGGCGCTGGGCCAGCCGGATCTGGTGTGCGACTTCTGGACCGAGCTGGGCCGCAACACCGCCGCGCGGGTGATGGCGCTGGAGGACCCGGCGTCGATGACACCCGAGCAGTTCATGGCGATCCGGGAGGAAGAGGACTACAAGATCATGGAGCGGCTGCGCCGCCGGATCGCCGAGATCGTCAGCGACCAGGGCACCGCTGAGATGCTCAAGCCCTACTACCGGTTCCTGTGCAAGCGTCCGCTGTCCAACGACGAGTACCTGCCGACATTCAACCGCCCCAACGTCACCCTGGTCGACGTTTCGGATTCCAAAGGTGTCGAACGGATCACGGAGAAGGGCCTGATCGCCGGCGGCAAGGAGTACGAGGTCGACTGCATCATCTACGCCAGCGGATTCGAGATCACCACCGACATCAGCAGGCGCTACTCGATCGACGCGATCGAGGGCCGCGACGGCGTGTCGCTCTACGACTACTGGCGCGACGGGTACAAGACCCTGCACGGCATGACCAGCCGCGGTTTCCCCAACCAGTTCTACACCGGCTTCACCCAGGTCGGCATCTCGGCGAACATCGCATCGAACTACGAACTGCAGGGTGAACACATCGCGTACGTCATCGCCGAAGCGTTGAACCGCGGCGTCAGCACGGTGGAGCCGACCCAAGAGGCACAAGATGATTGGTGTCAGACCGTGCGCGAAACCGCCGTCGACAACTCGGCGTTCGACGCGTCCTGCACACCCGGCTACTACAACAACGAGGGCGGTGGTGGCGGTGAGGGCATCCGGTCTCATCTCGGCGACCCCTACGGTCCCGGCTTCTACGCCTTCGGCGACCTGCTCAAGGAGTGGCGCGACAGGGGTGACCTGGATGGCCTGGTCCTCGGAAAGTAGCGATTTGTGTGCGTTCAGGCGCGGTGAGCGCTCGTTTTCGCACACAAATCGGAGGTTGAGGTGAGGTTCGACGACCGGGTCGCCGTGATCACCGGGGCAGGCCGGGGGCTGGGCCGCTCGTATGCGATGCTGCTGGCCGCTCGCGGCGCGAAAGTCGTCGTCAACGACCCCGGCGGCAACCTCACCGGCGGCGGGACCGATGCCGGTCCCGCCGAGGACGTGGTGCGTGAAATCGTCGCTGCCGGTGGGCAAGCCGTGGCCAATACCGACTCGGTGGCCACCGCGGACGGCGGCAAGGCCATCGTCGACACCGCGCTCGACCGGTACGGCCGCATCGACATCCTCATCCACAACGCCGGAAACGTCCGCCGCGCACCGCTGCGGGAGATGAGCTACGACGACTTCGACGCCGTGCTCGACGTCCACCTGCGCGGTGCATTTCACGTGGTGCGGCCCGCGTTTCCCACCATGTGCGACGCCGGCTACGGGCGGATCGTGCTGACCTCTTCGATCGGCGGGTTGTACGGCAACCATCAGGTGGCCAACTACGCGGCCGCCAAGGCCGGGGTGATCGGGCTGTCCAACGTCGCGGCGATGGAAGGTGCGGCCGACGGCGTCGTCAGCAATGTGATCGTGCCCGCTGCTGTCACCCGGATGGCCGAAGGCATTGACACGTCGGCGTATCCACCGATGGGACCGGAGTTGGTGGCCCCGACGGTGGGTTGGCTCGCCCACGAATCGTGTTCGGTCAACGGTGAAGTGTTCATCGCGTTGGCCGGCCGGGTGGCCAGGGCATTCGTCGCCGAAACCCCCGGCCTGTATCAGCCGGCATGGTCGATCGAAGACGTGGGCGAGCAGATCGCTGCCATCCGTGACCCCTCGGACCCGGTGATCTTTCCGGTAATACCCGACGGACACGGCGACCACATCCGGTACAGCTTCGCGATGGCCAGCCGGGGAGCGCCTCATGGCTAGCGGTCCGCTCAACGGCATACGCGTCGTCGACCTCACCGCGATGGTGATGGGCCCCTACTGCACCCAGATCATGGCCGACATGGGCGCCGACGTGATCAAAATCGAACCGCCGCAAGGCGATAACACCCGCTACATCTCCGTGGGCCCGGCGCCGGGGATGAGCGGTGTGTTCGTCAACGTCAACCGCGGCAAGCGCAGCGTCGTCATCGACCTGCGGACCGACGCCGGTAAGGCCGCGATGCGCACCCTCATCGAAGGGGCCGACGTGTTCATCCACTCCATGCGGTCCAAGGCGATCGCCAAGCTGGGCTTCAGCTATCAGGACGTCGCGGCGATCAACCCGGCCATCGTCTACACCAACTGCTATGGATACGGCAGGCGCGGCCCGAAACGAGACCGGCCCGCCTACGACGACACCATCCAGGCGGAATGCGGAATCCCCTTTGTCCAACAGCAACTCACCGGCGAGGCCGACTTTGTCGGCACCATCATCGCCGACAAAGTGGCCGGACTGACCGCGGTCTACGCGACGACGATGGCGCTGTTCCATCGCGAGCGCACCGGGGAGGGCCAGGAGGTCGAGGTCGCCATGTTCGAGACGATGGCGGCGTTCATGCTGGTCGAACATGCCAACGGCGCCATGTTCGACCCTCCCCTCGGCCCTGCGGTGTATCCGCGCACGGTGGCGCCCAACCGCAGGCCCTACCGCACCAGCGACGGCTTCATCGCCGCGCTGATCTACAACGACAAGCACTGGAACGCGTTCGTCAACGCGGTCAAACCGGCCTGGGTCAACGAGTCTCACGCGACCCTGGAGATGCGCTCGCGCGACATCGACTCCGTATACGGGCTGTTAGCCGAGACGATGAAGGAACGCACTACTGCCGAGTGGCTGGCCCTGTTCGATGAACTGGAGATCCCGGCCGCACCGCTGAACTCACCGGATGCGTTGTTCGACGATCCGCACCTGAGCGCGGCGGGGCTGTTCCAGACCGTCGACACACCGCACGGTCCGGTGCGCTTTCCCGGTGTGCCGACGTGGTTCTCGCGCACCCCGGGAGCCGTGACGGGTCCGGCGCCCGAACTCGGCGCCGACACCGAGGAGGTGCTCGCCGAACTCGGCGTGACAGGAGTCGACCGTGCACTTTGACATGGGCGAGCAGGCGGCCGCGTTGCGCAACGAACTCCGCGCACTGGTGAACGATCATGTGCCCGAACGGTATTTAGGCGCGTTCACCGACGACCCCGAGGACCTGCAGATCGCGCAGCGGTTCTGCCGGCTGCTCGCCGAGCGCGAACTGCTGTGCCTGTCGTGGCCCAAGGAGTTCGCAGGCGGCGGGGCATCGGTATGGGAGCAGACCGTGGTGCGCGAGGAGATGTGGGCGCACCACGAACCTCGAGGCGCCCAGTACATGGGGGTCAACTGGGTCGGCCCGATCATCATGCGGCACGGCACCGAACAGCAGCAGCGCAGGCATCTGCCGCCCATCGCCCGCGGCGAGGTGATCTGGTGCCAGGGTTTCTCGGAACCAGAGGCGGGTTCCGATCTGGCGTCACTGCGCACCAGCGCCCGCCGCGTCGACGATGGCTGGCTGGTCAGCGGGCAGAAGATCTGGACGTCCTACGCCACGATGGCGCAGTGGTGCTTCCTTTTGGCGCGCACCTCCAAAGGGCAGAAGAAGCAGCAGGGCCTGACGATTTTCCTGGTGCCGATGGACGATCCGGCGATCCAGGTCAGACCGATCCGCACCATGTTGGGCCCGCATCACCTCAACGAGGTGTTCTTCGACGATCTGCGGGTCACCGAGGCCGACGTGCTCGGCACGGTGGATCAGGGGTGGTCGGTCGTGCAGGACGTGATGGCCTTCGAACGGGTCGGCATCGCCCGCTACGCACGGTGTGAACGGTTGCTGGCCGCCGCACCGGCCGTGCTCGGCGACCGCTGGGAGGACCTGCCCGCGGAGTTACGGGGCAGATGGGTCCGGATGCTCACGCACTGCCGTCGCGCCCGGCTGATGGCATATCGGGTGGTGTCCCTGCAGAGCACCGGACGCATCCAACCCGGCGACGCCGCGGCGTACCGGATCGCGGTGACCAAACTCGATCAGGACAGCGCCGAGGTGCTGATGGACATCGCCGCCGAGGTGCCGCGCGACGCTGCGCAGGCGACGTGGTTCCTCGGCGAGGTCGACGACCACTGGCGCTACTCGCAGGCATCCACGGTATCGTCGGGAAGCATTGAGATGCAACGTATCCTGCTGTCCCGCGCGTTGTTGGCGGCGGCGAAATGAACGAGATGATTCTCGACCTGACCGACGACGCCCAGGAGTACGGGCGCCAGGCACTGCGCGCCTTCGAGGCCGCAGGCGGAGACCAGTTGGTGCAGCAGGCCGAAGCCAAACCGGAGCGCCGCGAACCACTCGTCGGCCCCGTGCTCGCCGAACTCGGCGC
This region includes:
- a CDS encoding flavin-containing monooxygenase; translated protein: MTETLSTSAPPCGPTETPDDIDIDALREKYAQERAKRLRPEGSKQYVELSDDFAGYYEVDPYTPVAPRDPIDEDIDVAVLGGGFGGLLSAAYLKKAGVEDVRIIELGGDFGGVWYWNRYPGIQCDNESYCYIPMLEELDFMPSKKFADGTEIYQHCRNIGKHFGLYDGAIFSTQVRSLRWDDEIARWRISTNRDDDIRARFVIMASGPFHRPKLPGIPGIKDFRGHSFHSSRWDYDYTGGDSTGNLHKLADKRVAVVGTGATAIQIVPFLAKDAEHLYVFQRTPSTVDERNNAPTDPEWVKSLQPGWQKERQRNFHSWTFEGMALGQPDLVCDFWTELGRNTAARVMALEDPASMTPEQFMAIREEEDYKIMERLRRRIAEIVSDQGTAEMLKPYYRFLCKRPLSNDEYLPTFNRPNVTLVDVSDSKGVERITEKGLIAGGKEYEVDCIIYASGFEITTDISRRYSIDAIEGRDGVSLYDYWRDGYKTLHGMTSRGFPNQFYTGFTQVGISANIASNYELQGEHIAYVIAEALNRGVSTVEPTQEAQDDWCQTVRETAVDNSAFDASCTPGYYNNEGGGGGEGIRSHLGDPYGPGFYAFGDLLKEWRDRGDLDGLVLGK
- a CDS encoding SDR family NAD(P)-dependent oxidoreductase translates to MRFDDRVAVITGAGRGLGRSYAMLLAARGAKVVVNDPGGNLTGGGTDAGPAEDVVREIVAAGGQAVANTDSVATADGGKAIVDTALDRYGRIDILIHNAGNVRRAPLREMSYDDFDAVLDVHLRGAFHVVRPAFPTMCDAGYGRIVLTSSIGGLYGNHQVANYAAAKAGVIGLSNVAAMEGAADGVVSNVIVPAAVTRMAEGIDTSAYPPMGPELVAPTVGWLAHESCSVNGEVFIALAGRVARAFVAETPGLYQPAWSIEDVGEQIAAIRDPSDPVIFPVIPDGHGDHIRYSFAMASRGAPHG
- a CDS encoding CaiB/BaiF CoA transferase family protein, with amino-acid sequence MASGPLNGIRVVDLTAMVMGPYCTQIMADMGADVIKIEPPQGDNTRYISVGPAPGMSGVFVNVNRGKRSVVIDLRTDAGKAAMRTLIEGADVFIHSMRSKAIAKLGFSYQDVAAINPAIVYTNCYGYGRRGPKRDRPAYDDTIQAECGIPFVQQQLTGEADFVGTIIADKVAGLTAVYATTMALFHRERTGEGQEVEVAMFETMAAFMLVEHANGAMFDPPLGPAVYPRTVAPNRRPYRTSDGFIAALIYNDKHWNAFVNAVKPAWVNESHATLEMRSRDIDSVYGLLAETMKERTTAEWLALFDELEIPAAPLNSPDALFDDPHLSAAGLFQTVDTPHGPVRFPGVPTWFSRTPGAVTGPAPELGADTEEVLAELGVTGVDRAL
- a CDS encoding acyl-CoA dehydrogenase family protein, translated to MGEQAAALRNELRALVNDHVPERYLGAFTDDPEDLQIAQRFCRLLAERELLCLSWPKEFAGGGASVWEQTVVREEMWAHHEPRGAQYMGVNWVGPIIMRHGTEQQQRRHLPPIARGEVIWCQGFSEPEAGSDLASLRTSARRVDDGWLVSGQKIWTSYATMAQWCFLLARTSKGQKKQQGLTIFLVPMDDPAIQVRPIRTMLGPHHLNEVFFDDLRVTEADVLGTVDQGWSVVQDVMAFERVGIARYARCERLLAAAPAVLGDRWEDLPAELRGRWVRMLTHCRRARLMAYRVVSLQSTGRIQPGDAAAYRIAVTKLDQDSAEVLMDIAAEVPRDAAQATWFLGEVDDHWRYSQASTVSSGSIEMQRILLSRALLAAAK